A portion of the Thermosediminibacter oceani DSM 16646 genome contains these proteins:
- a CDS encoding HEPN domain-containing protein, with the protein MRRSGMEEGKRWLEQAKEDLKWARVLAEQGGYHIACFLAQQVAEKAIKALLYAMGETIVLGHSVNVLARRAAQYNEKIGEKCEKWSILDGYYIPTRYPNGLPDSIPARVYNREIATIAVDLAEDVVNTMEEIMNDLEAF; encoded by the coding sequence ATGAGAAGGTCGGGAATGGAAGAGGGTAAGAGATGGCTGGAACAGGCAAAAGAAGACTTAAAGTGGGCCAGAGTCCTGGCCGAACAAGGTGGCTATCATATCGCGTGCTTTTTAGCCCAGCAGGTGGCTGAAAAAGCCATTAAAGCTCTTTTATATGCTATGGGGGAAACTATAGTCCTGGGCCATTCGGTGAACGTATTAGCCCGAAGAGCCGCCCAGTATAATGAAAAAATAGGAGAAAAGTGCGAAAAATGGTCTATACTAGACGGTTATTACATTCCAACAAGGTATCCTAACGGCCTGCCGGACAGTATTCCTGCACGAGTGTACAACAGGGAAATAGCTACTATAGCCGTAGATTTGGCTGAAGATGTGGTTAATACTATGGAAGAAATAATGAATGATTTAGAGGCTTTTTGA